One segment of Thermoanaerobacter kivui DNA contains the following:
- a CDS encoding FapA family protein produces MKIELSDILKKMGIILEISDDEMIVTLRKTLFSSWGDIDEFLNIVESELRKNGIIVGIDKSALISVYTQNKKEAVIARGIPYKSGRDGYLEFIIKIDKPRILYTETFSEDIFDMASIPFARKGDVIGKLHKPIKGENGISVRGRIINAPPVRDVEVKILSDSIVFKEDEDKIVAISDIRPVVHKKDETDKFVYFFNSIPVFFYEGSIPKNSRPLTFEGNVIINGNVEKGNQIIASGNVQILGSVYESVVQGGQNIIISGGIVDSQLHAGFLPGNIFDKIELHAVNLIVEKLSAIFLHIKELPTVMNNSRHLSEKIKLIEALKEELKTSSTEISMIRSSNVLQNLLEYSLKRSTTFWITILLVL; encoded by the coding sequence ATGAAAATAGAATTAAGCGATATTTTGAAGAAAATGGGGATTATTTTAGAAATCTCGGATGATGAAATGATTGTAACCTTAAGAAAAACCCTTTTTTCTTCTTGGGGTGATATAGATGAATTTTTAAATATAGTGGAAAGCGAACTTCGTAAGAACGGAATTATAGTAGGTATAGATAAAAGTGCGTTAATTAGCGTATATACCCAAAATAAAAAAGAAGCGGTGATAGCAAGAGGAATACCATATAAAAGTGGCAGGGATGGTTATCTGGAATTTATTATAAAAATCGATAAGCCGAGAATTCTTTATACAGAAACATTCTCTGAAGATATATTTGATATGGCAAGTATACCCTTTGCAAGAAAAGGTGATGTTATCGGAAAACTGCATAAACCCATAAAAGGTGAAAATGGAATTAGCGTAAGAGGTAGAATTATAAATGCACCACCTGTAAGAGACGTTGAGGTAAAAATTCTCAGCGATTCCATAGTGTTTAAAGAAGATGAAGATAAGATAGTTGCGATATCTGACATAAGACCGGTTGTACATAAAAAAGATGAAACTGATAAATTTGTATATTTTTTTAACTCTATTCCTGTATTCTTTTACGAAGGAAGTATCCCGAAGAATTCAAGACCTCTAACATTCGAGGGCAATGTTATAATAAACGGAAATGTCGAAAAAGGTAACCAAATAATTGCTTCAGGAAATGTTCAGATACTTGGTTCAGTTTACGAATCAGTAGTTCAGGGAGGGCAAAATATTATTATCTCTGGCGGAATTGTTGATAGCCAGTTACATGCCGGTTTTTTACCAGGAAACATTTTTGATAAAATAGAACTTCACGCTGTAAATCTTATTGTTGAGAAATTATCGGCAATTTTCCTCCATATTAAAGAACTACCGACAGTTATGAATAATTCCAGACATTTAAGTGAGAAGATCAAATTAATTGAAGCTTTAAAAGAAGAGTTAAAAACATCATCAACAGAAATAAGTATGATACGCAGTTCAAATGTACTTCAAAATCTTCTGGAGTACTCGTTAAAACGCTCAACAACATTTTGGATTACGATATTATTGGTCTTATAA
- a CDS encoding tyrosine-type recombinase/integrase encodes MRLYDLRHTCATLLLAAGENPKVVSERLGHASITLTLDTYSHVLPDMQKQATDKLEEMLF; translated from the coding sequence ATAAGATTATATGATTTGAGGCATACATGTGCTACTCTTTTACTGGCAGCAGGAGAAAATCCAAAAGTTGTATCAGAAAGATTAGGTCATGCTAGTATTACACTAACACTTGATACCTATTCCCATGTACTACCAGACATGCAGAAACAGGCAACGGATAAGCTTGAGGAAATGTTATTTTAA